One Natrinema marinum genomic window carries:
- a CDS encoding S1C family serine protease, which translates to MHDSRLDRRSFLAAASAGLAGAVAGCAEPRADSSIEGSSTYDIDRGNLAEGSAFTDLYNAIIESVTQVRVFGVRDPNTGVQGRGQGSGFLYDDRHVVTNDHVIANGTAADLQYITGDWTSTTLVGRDYYSDLAVLEVDHVPKAATPLSLTDERPVVGQQVAAVGNPYGLEGTMSTGIVSGVDRTLTLPERQFSFPNVVQTDAAVNPGNSGGPLVDLDGEVVGVINSGGGDNIAFAISAALAGRVVPALIDDGEYEHSYMGVGLRTVDRLVAEANDFPEATGVMVTATVDGSGADGVLRPASGTVRRRDEAIPVGGDVILAIDGEPIPDRHALSTYLALETSPGDTIAVRLRRDDRTITRELTLGARPAV; encoded by the coding sequence ATGCACGATTCCCGACTGGATCGGCGCTCGTTTCTCGCGGCCGCGAGCGCCGGCCTCGCCGGCGCCGTCGCCGGCTGCGCCGAGCCCCGCGCCGACAGTTCGATCGAGGGGAGTTCCACGTACGACATCGACCGGGGAAACCTCGCTGAAGGATCTGCCTTTACCGACCTCTACAACGCGATCATCGAATCGGTCACGCAGGTCCGCGTCTTCGGGGTCCGGGATCCCAACACGGGTGTACAGGGCCGCGGTCAGGGCTCCGGCTTCCTCTACGACGATCGCCACGTCGTCACCAACGACCACGTCATCGCCAACGGGACCGCGGCCGACCTCCAGTACATCACCGGCGACTGGACGAGCACCACACTCGTCGGCCGGGACTACTACAGCGATCTGGCCGTCCTCGAGGTCGACCACGTTCCGAAGGCGGCCACGCCGCTGTCGCTGACCGACGAGCGGCCAGTCGTCGGCCAGCAGGTCGCCGCCGTCGGCAACCCCTACGGCCTCGAGGGGACGATGTCGACGGGGATCGTCAGCGGCGTCGACCGGACGCTGACGCTCCCGGAGCGGCAGTTTTCGTTCCCGAACGTCGTCCAGACCGACGCCGCGGTCAACCCCGGCAACAGCGGCGGGCCGCTCGTCGATCTGGACGGCGAAGTCGTCGGCGTCATCAACTCCGGCGGCGGCGACAACATCGCCTTCGCGATCTCGGCGGCGCTGGCCGGACGCGTCGTCCCGGCGCTCATCGACGACGGCGAGTACGAGCACTCCTACATGGGCGTCGGGCTCCGGACGGTCGATCGGCTCGTCGCCGAGGCCAACGACTTCCCCGAGGCGACCGGCGTCATGGTCACGGCCACCGTCGACGGCTCGGGAGCCGACGGCGTCCTCCGGCCGGCCTCGGGGACCGTCCGACGGCGCGACGAGGCGATCCCGGTCGGCGGCGATGTAATCCTCGCAATCGACGGCGAGCCGATCCCCGACCGTCACGCCCTCTCGACGTATCTGGCGCTCGAGACCAGCCCCGGCGATACGATCGCGGTTCGGCTCCGCCGGGACGACCGGACGATCACGCGCGAACTGACCCTCGGCGCTCGGCCCGCGGTCTGA
- a CDS encoding DUF7511 domain-containing protein: MTDADFHPPDTEAPITDLEHVTVENDDAPNECAIFPRDASEDVLTTTWISAHEGSFVALESIR; the protein is encoded by the coding sequence ATGACCGATGCCGACTTCCACCCGCCCGACACCGAGGCACCGATCACCGATCTCGAGCACGTCACGGTTGAGAACGACGACGCCCCAAACGAGTGTGCGATTTTCCCCCGTGACGCCAGCGAGGACGTGCTGACGACGACCTGGATCTCGGCCCACGAGGGCTCCTTCGTCGCCCTCGAGTCGATCCGCTAA
- a CDS encoding HVO_A0556 family zinc finger protein produces MAKSESSQSGGKRQLLAILEGRTCPDCSEGVLERTTYKSKRAVVCDSCGTPRAQVWSAALD; encoded by the coding sequence ATGGCGAAATCAGAGTCGTCGCAGTCCGGCGGAAAGCGGCAGCTACTCGCGATCCTCGAGGGGCGGACCTGTCCGGACTGCTCGGAGGGGGTGCTCGAGCGCACCACGTACAAGAGCAAGCGGGCGGTCGTCTGCGACAGTTGCGGCACGCCGCGGGCGCAGGTCTGGTCGGCGGCGCTCGACTGA
- a CDS encoding metal-dependent hydrolase: MWPWGHLAVAYLLYAVVARRQFDRPPRALPAIALAVGSQFPDLIDKPLAWNFGVLPGGRTLMHSLFTAAILIPFVVVLAARLEARPIGVGFLVGYGSHLLADVPPSVLGGEYAGAAYLLWPVLEQPPEAPVAGILDAFLHYYELGLYEWAQFALFAAAVVVWYADGMPGLGLVRTSLERRLGVQS, from the coding sequence ATGTGGCCCTGGGGACACCTCGCCGTCGCCTATCTGCTCTACGCCGTCGTCGCTCGCCGGCAGTTCGACCGCCCGCCGCGCGCGCTGCCGGCGATCGCACTCGCCGTCGGCTCGCAGTTTCCCGATTTGATCGACAAACCGCTCGCGTGGAATTTCGGGGTGTTGCCCGGCGGCCGAACCCTCATGCACTCGCTGTTCACCGCGGCGATTCTCATCCCGTTCGTCGTCGTCCTCGCGGCGCGTCTCGAGGCCCGGCCGATCGGCGTCGGCTTCCTCGTCGGCTACGGCTCGCACCTGCTGGCCGACGTTCCGCCGTCGGTCCTCGGCGGCGAGTACGCCGGCGCGGCCTACCTCCTCTGGCCGGTCCTCGAGCAACCGCCCGAAGCCCCCGTCGCGGGGATCCTCGACGCCTTCCTCCACTACTACGAACTGGGGCTCTACGAGTGGGCGCAGTTCGCCCTCTTCGCGGCCGCCGTCGTCGTCTGGTATGCAGATGGGATGCCGGGGCTCGGACTGGTGCGCACGTCGCTCGAGCGCCGCCTCGGCGTGCAGTCCTGA
- the trmY gene encoding tRNA (pseudouridine(54)-N(1))-methyltransferase TrmY: MRQFVLIGHDVPTDPDFSLDDLAGGAGRLDALCRSITAAFVTSHGIREDVRVHLIAQDEYTITFDGSELRRLNPDERSTAALVRTALEHREDAIGALPAEPSPGVELYRRGFEATLEAIADDGPIVQLHEDGDAIADVRPEALADAVFVLSDHRDFTDEEAGLLEEYADRRLRLGPQLLHADQAITIAHHYLDTAGYERF, from the coding sequence ATGCGCCAGTTCGTCCTCATCGGGCACGACGTCCCTACCGATCCCGACTTCTCGCTCGACGACCTCGCCGGCGGGGCCGGCCGCCTCGACGCGCTCTGTCGGTCGATCACCGCCGCGTTCGTCACCTCCCACGGTATCCGCGAGGACGTTCGCGTCCACCTGATCGCACAGGACGAGTACACCATCACCTTCGACGGGAGCGAGCTCCGGCGGCTCAACCCCGACGAGCGCAGCACCGCCGCCCTGGTTCGCACGGCCCTCGAGCACCGCGAGGACGCCATCGGCGCGCTCCCCGCGGAGCCGAGTCCGGGGGTCGAACTGTACCGACGCGGGTTCGAGGCGACGCTCGAGGCGATCGCCGACGACGGCCCGATCGTTCAGTTACACGAGGACGGCGATGCGATCGCGGATGTGCGCCCCGAGGCGCTCGCGGACGCGGTGTTCGTGCTCTCGGATCACCGCGATTTCACCGACGAAGAAGCGGGGCTGCTCGAGGAGTACGCCGACCGGCGACTCCGGCTCGGGCCGCAGTTGCTCCACGCCGATCAGGCGATCACGATCGCGCACCACTATCTGGACACGGCGGGCTACGAGCGGTTTTGA
- a CDS encoding ATP-dependent nuclease: protein MIEGGTTKSGEFVEFSDFTILVGPNNTGKSQTLRDIREIMTTNHRNDPETVLIQDLDLKNVTFDEFVDRLDETVDQRGRRQFRSMGPEVQGYPAVTINPGHEDQVENADSLFELEINNLNFRKFAISYLDAGSRLEIAESTNSYDVESDFATDPVQKLYEEEEVREEMRAAFRQIFNKDIILDIRRLQKFQLLVHDEFGDIENNFIGPNDEIEDYHLLDKQGAGYRSLAGVLLSLLLSQNRTVLLDEPEAFLHPAQAREFGGWLADHVDQIPGQIIISTHNSNFLRGVFSSGPDITIHRLNRRDDQTTFNEMSIETTQELSSDPLLSSQRVIEGIFHEGVVVCEADSDATVYRFVASENLDQRDIPYTYGQNKQTIKKITTVLTEADIPSAAIVDLDIIRKPQDLVGLVRSYSSHSESQPINRKCDEVNTLMEEDDYAGPDWDELKDEGVAAASGEVENLIGEIIDDCKEFGIFIVPVGELEEWMDLGVRKNRWVGKALEEIDESGGEPELTEFVRHCHDYLHEECQRLVMPE, encoded by the coding sequence ATGATTGAAGGCGGTACTACAAAGAGTGGAGAGTTCGTCGAGTTCAGCGATTTCACTATTCTTGTCGGGCCGAACAATACTGGCAAATCGCAGACATTAAGGGATATAAGAGAAATTATGACGACCAACCACAGAAACGATCCAGAAACCGTACTTATACAAGATCTTGATCTTAAAAATGTCACATTCGACGAATTTGTAGACCGATTGGATGAGACTGTCGATCAAAGAGGACGGAGACAATTCCGTAGTATGGGGCCAGAGGTACAGGGTTATCCCGCTGTCACGATCAATCCGGGTCATGAAGACCAAGTGGAGAACGCAGATTCACTTTTCGAACTAGAAATAAATAACCTGAATTTCAGGAAATTCGCGATATCGTATCTTGATGCTGGCTCACGCCTTGAAATAGCAGAATCAACCAACTCATATGACGTAGAGTCTGATTTTGCTACAGATCCTGTTCAAAAGCTCTATGAAGAAGAGGAGGTCCGAGAAGAGATGCGAGCTGCCTTCAGACAGATTTTCAATAAAGACATAATATTAGATATAAGAAGGTTACAGAAATTCCAACTATTGGTGCATGACGAGTTCGGAGACATAGAAAACAACTTCATAGGGCCGAACGATGAAATCGAGGATTATCATTTATTAGATAAGCAAGGAGCAGGATATCGAAGTCTTGCTGGGGTCCTATTAAGCCTCCTACTAAGCCAAAATCGAACAGTACTGCTTGATGAACCTGAAGCATTTTTGCATCCTGCACAGGCTAGAGAATTTGGCGGCTGGTTAGCAGACCATGTCGATCAAATACCTGGACAAATTATTATATCAACTCATAATTCTAATTTTCTTCGGGGAGTCTTCTCAAGCGGTCCTGATATTACGATACATCGTCTGAACCGCAGAGATGATCAGACTACTTTTAATGAAATGTCGATTGAAACGACCCAAGAACTTTCTTCTGATCCGCTTTTGTCCTCTCAACGAGTGATTGAGGGGATATTCCATGAGGGTGTTGTAGTCTGTGAAGCAGACTCGGATGCTACTGTGTATCGCTTTGTTGCGAGCGAAAACTTAGATCAGCGAGATATCCCGTATACGTATGGTCAAAACAAACAGACAATAAAGAAAATAACTACAGTTCTCACTGAAGCAGATATACCGAGCGCTGCTATTGTCGACCTTGATATAATACGGAAACCACAGGATCTAGTTGGCCTTGTTCGTTCATATAGCAGCCATTCTGAGTCACAACCAATAAACCGGAAATGTGATGAAGTAAACACATTAATGGAAGAAGATGACTATGCTGGCCCAGATTGGGACGAATTGAAAGATGAAGGTGTTGCCGCCGCTAGTGGTGAGGTGGAAAATTTGATAGGAGAAATCATAGACGACTGTAAAGAATTTGGTATATTTATTGTCCCTGTGGGAGAGTTAGAGGAGTGGATGGATTTAGGTGTACGAAAAAATCGCTGGGTGGGTAAAGCTCTGGAGGAAATAGATGAAAGTGGTGGTGAGCCAGAATTGACTGAATTTGTACGTCACTGCCATGATTACCTTCATGAAGAATGTCAAAGGCTAGTCATGCCCGAATAG
- a CDS encoding Lrp/AsnC family transcriptional regulator: MDEKDIRILTAIARDGTASPDKIADATGIPKSTVHYRLTQLREAGVIKNDLYDIDLEKVGLSITLISEVWAEFEDGYHDTVGEKLAAVEGVNQVYFTMGDTDFVAIAHVANREMVETLIEDYEAIDEIERTSSKFVITTVKDEHNPLNDFDVETLVAALAD, encoded by the coding sequence ATGGATGAGAAAGACATTCGAATTCTGACCGCCATCGCCAGAGACGGCACAGCGAGCCCGGACAAGATCGCAGACGCAACCGGCATCCCGAAATCGACGGTCCACTACCGACTCACCCAGCTTCGCGAGGCCGGCGTCATCAAAAACGATCTGTACGATATCGACCTCGAGAAGGTCGGGCTCTCGATCACGCTCATCTCGGAGGTCTGGGCGGAGTTCGAGGACGGCTACCACGACACCGTCGGCGAGAAACTCGCCGCCGTCGAGGGAGTCAACCAGGTCTACTTCACGATGGGCGACACCGACTTCGTCGCCATCGCCCACGTGGCCAACCGCGAAATGGTCGAGACGCTCATCGAGGACTACGAGGCGATCGACGAGATCGAACGCACCTCCTCGAAGTTCGTCATCACGACGGTCAAAGACGAGCACAACCCGCTCAACGACTTCGACGTAGAGACGCTCGTCGCGGCGCTGGCCGACTGA
- a CDS encoding acetolactate synthase large subunit: protein MQTAAELLVDCLESEGVDRVFGVPGEEIEDLLFSLRDSSVRFVPTRHEQGAAFMADVHGRLTGEAGVCCSTLGPGATNLMTGVADAQLDKSPVVAITGQGGRERLHKESHQALDVVDIFEPIVAWNTQIAEPEIVPESVRKAFKLAEYEKPGATHLEFPEDVAAGSVAADPIERRDPVRRPDPDDESVERAAALIADAERPIILAGNGAVRTRTSESIRAIVDRVGIPVVETYMGKGAISDRELASLMTLDSGPEDEAARAIERADCVVAVGYDIAEHDPEGWNPDLEKTIVHVDYEPAEVYRHYNPDVEIVADVGAALGAIDDRLEAQACAVWCDDLHDRLLEAVTEPPADGDPVTVRNALPLLREAMADSDVLVSDVGSHKMAIAQSFPTYEPNTCVISNGLASMGIAVPGALAADLAVDANVVAGTGDGGFLMNAAELETASRLDCGFTTIVFTDDDYGLISEKQDDHRGEHTGTELTNPDLVTFAESFGLEAYRPKTWDEVEAAFTEAVPSDELSLIELRLD from the coding sequence ATGCAAACGGCAGCCGAGCTACTCGTCGACTGTCTCGAGTCCGAAGGCGTCGATCGCGTCTTCGGGGTGCCGGGCGAGGAAATCGAAGACCTCCTGTTCTCGCTGCGTGACTCGTCGGTCCGATTCGTCCCGACGCGCCACGAACAGGGCGCGGCGTTCATGGCCGACGTTCACGGCCGACTGACCGGCGAGGCCGGCGTCTGCTGTTCGACGCTCGGCCCCGGCGCGACGAACCTCATGACGGGCGTCGCCGACGCGCAACTCGACAAGAGCCCCGTCGTCGCGATCACCGGGCAGGGCGGCCGCGAGCGCCTGCACAAGGAGAGTCACCAGGCGTTAGACGTGGTCGACATCTTCGAGCCGATCGTCGCCTGGAACACCCAGATCGCCGAGCCCGAGATCGTTCCCGAATCGGTCCGCAAGGCGTTCAAGCTCGCCGAGTACGAGAAGCCGGGCGCGACCCACCTCGAGTTCCCCGAAGATGTGGCCGCCGGGTCGGTCGCGGCCGATCCGATCGAAAGGCGCGATCCGGTGCGCCGGCCGGATCCCGACGACGAGTCGGTCGAGCGCGCGGCGGCGTTGATCGCGGACGCCGAACGACCGATCATTTTGGCGGGCAACGGCGCGGTGCGGACCCGCACGTCCGAATCCATCCGGGCTATCGTCGACCGCGTGGGCATCCCAGTCGTCGAGACGTACATGGGCAAGGGAGCGATCTCCGACCGCGAACTGGCCTCGCTGATGACGCTCGACTCTGGGCCCGAGGACGAAGCCGCGCGGGCGATCGAGCGCGCCGACTGCGTCGTCGCGGTCGGCTACGACATCGCCGAGCACGACCCCGAAGGGTGGAACCCCGACCTCGAGAAGACCATCGTCCACGTCGACTACGAGCCCGCGGAAGTCTACCGCCACTACAACCCCGACGTGGAGATCGTCGCGGACGTCGGTGCGGCGCTGGGCGCGATCGACGACCGCCTCGAGGCCCAGGCGTGTGCCGTGTGGTGTGACGACCTCCACGATCGCCTGCTCGAGGCGGTAACGGAGCCGCCGGCCGACGGCGATCCCGTGACGGTTAGAAACGCCCTGCCGCTGTTGCGCGAGGCGATGGCCGACTCCGACGTGCTCGTCTCTGACGTGGGCAGCCACAAGATGGCGATCGCTCAGTCGTTCCCGACCTACGAGCCGAACACCTGCGTCATCTCGAACGGACTGGCGAGCATGGGAATCGCCGTCCCGGGCGCGCTCGCGGCCGACCTCGCGGTCGACGCGAACGTGGTCGCCGGCACCGGCGACGGCGGCTTCCTGATGAACGCCGCGGAACTCGAGACCGCGAGCCGGCTGGACTGTGGCTTTACGACCATCGTATTCACCGACGACGACTACGGCCTGATCTCGGAGAAACAGGACGACCACCGCGGTGAACACACCGGCACCGAACTGACCAATCCCGACCTCGTGACGTTCGCCGAGAGCTTCGGACTCGAGGCCTACCGCCCCAAGACGTGGGACGAGGTGGAGGCGGCGTTCACCGAGGCCGTCCCGTCCGACGAGCTATCGTTGATCGAACTTCGCCTCGACTGA
- a CDS encoding RICIN domain-containing protein encodes MRSRESATEKAKRDEPSAVGRSRRAVLTTLGTGVAAAAGFGATVSASSHEAEVWSSGGTWYADAHGTGVYAGNDMLDAIQAAVDGLTPGRTTKETVVVQNGGTVGPTSEVHAVDLPSYTTVDVRGTITVEDTGDELVVPIRAQSVESIEIPTISIAGNPRYGIWIQSCSDVTLGTVDMTLYETSSIGLGVRIDDDDGGRSRNVSLDAATIEGCAHHAVETYGVDGVDIGTVTTADTGGCGLLLNDTTGATVGTVDATNPDPGGGQNVTVQEVIVRGGARGVFGVSGSSGFTVEHVDIEGTTSQGILLQDCQNVSINGGTVRNSNSEGVRIDSRDGGSHPAAENVTVQNLRVVDDRANPQQSYGIRETGPGTANNAILNNDLRNAGTVADLEVYASSTDTRGNVLTGEEPSSDGVPDGRYVLENANSGQLLEVVNASTADGANVQQWPANGHPTQQWDVREQGNGEYVLENVNSGKLLEVANASTADGANVQQWPANGHPTQRWSIRDLGNGQYELVNVNSGKLLEVANASTADGANVQQWPANGHHTQRWVLSSV; translated from the coding sequence GTGAGATCACGAGAGTCAGCGACCGAGAAGGCGAAGCGAGACGAACCGAGCGCTGTCGGGCGTAGCCGGCGAGCCGTGTTGACGACGCTTGGAACTGGCGTGGCCGCGGCGGCCGGGTTCGGCGCGACGGTGAGTGCCAGCAGCCACGAGGCCGAGGTCTGGTCGTCGGGCGGGACGTGGTACGCCGACGCCCACGGTACGGGGGTGTACGCCGGCAACGACATGCTCGACGCGATTCAGGCCGCCGTCGACGGGCTCACGCCGGGTCGAACGACGAAGGAGACGGTCGTCGTCCAGAACGGCGGGACGGTCGGCCCGACGAGCGAGGTCCACGCCGTCGACCTGCCGAGCTATACGACCGTCGACGTTCGCGGGACGATCACCGTCGAAGACACCGGTGACGAACTCGTCGTCCCGATCCGCGCTCAGAGCGTCGAGTCAATCGAAATACCGACCATCTCCATCGCCGGCAACCCGCGGTACGGCATCTGGATTCAGAGCTGTTCCGACGTGACCCTCGGCACCGTCGACATGACGCTCTACGAGACCAGCAGTATCGGCCTCGGCGTCCGCATCGACGACGACGATGGCGGCCGCTCGAGGAACGTCTCGCTGGACGCGGCGACCATCGAGGGCTGTGCCCACCACGCGGTCGAGACCTACGGCGTCGACGGGGTCGACATCGGCACCGTGACGACGGCGGACACCGGCGGCTGTGGCCTACTGTTGAACGACACGACCGGCGCGACCGTGGGGACGGTCGACGCGACGAACCCCGATCCCGGCGGCGGCCAGAACGTCACCGTCCAGGAGGTCATCGTCCGCGGCGGTGCCCGCGGCGTCTTCGGCGTCTCCGGTAGCAGCGGTTTCACCGTCGAACACGTCGACATCGAGGGCACCACCAGCCAGGGAATTCTGCTTCAGGACTGCCAGAACGTCAGTATCAACGGCGGGACGGTGCGAAACAGCAACAGCGAGGGCGTCCGCATCGACTCGCGCGACGGCGGCTCCCATCCGGCCGCGGAGAACGTGACGGTCCAGAACCTACGCGTGGTCGACGACCGGGCGAACCCTCAACAGAGCTATGGGATCCGCGAGACCGGCCCCGGAACGGCCAACAACGCCATCCTGAACAACGATCTGCGAAACGCCGGCACCGTCGCCGACCTCGAGGTCTACGCTTCGAGCACGGACACTCGCGGGAACGTGCTGACGGGTGAGGAACCGTCATCCGACGGCGTTCCCGACGGGCGATACGTCCTCGAGAACGCGAACAGCGGACAGCTTCTCGAAGTCGTCAACGCCTCGACGGCCGACGGCGCCAACGTTCAACAGTGGCCCGCCAACGGCCACCCGACCCAGCAGTGGGATGTACGAGAGCAGGGCAACGGCGAGTACGTCCTCGAGAACGTCAACAGCGGCAAGCTCCTCGAGGTCGCCAACGCCTCGACGGCCGACGGCGCCAACGTCCAGCAGTGGCCCGCCAACGGCCACCCCACGCAGCGCTGGTCGATTCGAGACCTGGGCAACGGCCAGTACGAGCTCGTCAACGTCAACAGCGGCAAACTCCTCGAAGTCGCCAACGCTTCGACGGCCGACGGCGCCAACGTCCAGCAGTGGCCCGCTAACGGCCATCACACGCAGCGCTGGGTTCTCTCGAGCGTCTGA
- a CDS encoding pyridoxamine 5'-phosphate oxidase family protein, which yields MASIPEEFHDLFEKETFAHVATLTDEGLPHVTPVWIDYDADDDRLLVNTERHRQKARNAEHNPGVGVSMVDPDDPYRHLSVIGEIDEITTEGAREHIDELARRYMDVDEYPQPIESERVVLRIRPDRVL from the coding sequence ATGGCCTCGATTCCCGAGGAGTTCCACGACCTGTTCGAGAAGGAAACGTTCGCCCACGTCGCGACGCTGACCGACGAGGGGCTGCCCCACGTCACGCCGGTCTGGATCGATTACGACGCGGACGACGATCGGCTGCTGGTCAACACCGAGCGCCACCGCCAGAAGGCGCGAAACGCGGAACACAACCCCGGCGTCGGCGTCAGCATGGTCGACCCCGACGACCCCTATCGACACCTCTCGGTGATCGGTGAGATCGACGAAATCACCACCGAGGGCGCTCGAGAACACATCGACGAACTCGCCCGGCGATACATGGACGTCGACGAGTATCCGCAACCGATCGAGTCAGAGCGGGTCGTGCTGCGGATTCGGCCGGATCGCGTTCTGTGA
- a CDS encoding DUF7511 domain-containing protein, which translates to MATTLAWTIMDGSADGTDEGTAHEYAADTDEDDIENAVLFDAVVVRYECGNDRCTLVPHDATTGETLNAWLSADLETVVDLDDAR; encoded by the coding sequence GTGGCGACGACGCTCGCCTGGACTATCATGGATGGCTCTGCCGACGGGACCGACGAGGGAACTGCCCACGAGTACGCGGCCGACACTGACGAGGACGACATCGAGAACGCGGTGTTGTTCGACGCCGTCGTCGTCCGGTACGAATGCGGCAACGACCGCTGTACGCTCGTCCCCCACGACGCCACGACCGGCGAGACACTGAACGCCTGGCTCTCCGCCGACCTCGAGACGGTCGTCGACCTCGACGACGCCCGCTGA
- a CDS encoding PadR family transcriptional regulator: MDQLTGFQRDLLYVIAGKDRPSGQEILDDINSYIDQPVTHGRLYPNLDTLVEKELVEKGELDRRTNYYALTPKGRRALQRRQEWVDRYVDV; encoded by the coding sequence ATGGACCAGCTAACTGGCTTCCAGCGTGACCTGTTGTACGTGATCGCAGGCAAAGACCGACCGTCCGGACAGGAGATTCTCGACGACATCAACAGCTACATCGATCAGCCGGTCACCCACGGCCGGCTGTATCCGAACCTCGATACGCTCGTCGAGAAAGAGCTCGTCGAGAAAGGCGAACTCGACCGCCGGACGAACTACTACGCGCTGACGCCGAAAGGCCGACGCGCGCTGCAGCGCCGCCAGGAGTGGGTCGACCGGTACGTCGACGTCTGA
- a CDS encoding NUDIX hydrolase, which yields MPTDPLAWETDDRRVAYSCPGFDIVNESVRLPDGTETDFDYLTEPASVCILPFTPDGDVVCIEEWRQAVSRVSHGLPVGGVEPDDDDLEAAARRELAEETGYEADDLEPLVTVEPANGIADTLMHFFVAEGCRPTADQRLDHNESIRPTTRSLEALIDAVADGEILDGRTVLAVSYYQLCGGSGSEE from the coding sequence ATGCCGACTGATCCGCTCGCCTGGGAGACCGACGACCGCCGAGTAGCCTACTCCTGTCCGGGGTTCGATATCGTTAACGAATCCGTTCGCCTCCCCGACGGGACGGAAACCGACTTCGATTACCTCACGGAGCCCGCGAGCGTCTGCATCTTGCCGTTCACCCCCGACGGCGATGTCGTCTGTATCGAGGAGTGGCGACAGGCCGTCTCCCGAGTCAGCCACGGGCTCCCCGTCGGCGGCGTCGAACCCGACGACGACGACCTCGAGGCCGCGGCGCGCCGCGAACTCGCCGAGGAGACCGGCTACGAAGCCGACGACCTCGAGCCGCTGGTGACCGTCGAACCGGCGAACGGGATCGCCGATACCCTCATGCACTTCTTCGTCGCCGAGGGCTGTCGGCCGACCGCCGACCAGCGCTTGGACCACAACGAGAGCATTCGACCGACCACTCGCTCGCTCGAGGCGCTGATCGATGCGGTGGCCGACGGCGAGATTCTGGACGGTCGGACGGTGCTCGCCGTCTCCTACTACCAGCTATGCGGCGGATCGGGGAGCGAAGAATAA
- a CDS encoding HVO_0649 family zinc finger protein, whose amino-acid sequence MSVYRSPFERLREKFDESELRCPACGYVDTEGGWHVTTSGGRVQYQFVCPSCQAIETRELRLE is encoded by the coding sequence ATGTCGGTCTACCGTTCACCGTTCGAGCGACTCCGCGAGAAGTTCGACGAGTCTGAGCTTCGCTGTCCGGCGTGTGGCTACGTCGACACCGAGGGCGGGTGGCACGTTACGACCTCGGGCGGACGGGTGCAGTACCAGTTCGTCTGCCCGTCCTGCCAGGCTATCGAGACCAGGGAACTACGCCTCGAGTAG